TTTATTTCATCGGCATCTCAGCCGCCGCCTTTCATTTCGCGAACGGCTTGTGGGGCTTTTGCATTTCCTGGGGCATCCTGCTGGGCAAGAATGCGCAACGCACGATGGGTTACGCATTCCTGCTGGTCGGGGTGGTTCTCTTTGTGATGGGAATGGCGACTGTCGCCGAATTTTCACTGAATCCCATCGACGTCCAACCCACTCGCCCGGGGAGCCTGTAATGCCGCGTCGCAAAAAGAAAATCATCATCATTGGCGGCGGACTCGCCGGATTGTCTGCGGCGATGAAATTATGCGAACGCGACGCGGAAGTTGTGATCGTCTCCTTTCAAAATCTGAAGCGTTCGCATTCGGTCTGCGCGCAGGGCGGCATCAACGCCGCCATCGACGCAAAAAACGAAGGCGACACGCCGGAAAAACATTTCTACGACACCATCAAGGGCGGCGATTTTCTGGCGCATCAACCGCTGGTGCGGGACATGTGTCATCAGGCGCCCGCCATCATTCATTTGCTCGACCGCATCGGCGTCGCCTTCAACCGCACCGGAGAAGGACGTCTTGCCTTTCGACGTTTTGGCGGCACCCTCTATTCGCGAACCGCGTTCGCCGGAGCCACCACCGGACAGCAGTTGGTGTACTCGCTCGACGAACAGGTGCGACGCTTCGAGCACGACGGCATGGTCGAACGGCTGGAGTGGCACGAGTACCTCGGCGCGGTGATCGACGACGAAGGCGTGTGTCGCGGCGCCGTACTTCACGATTTGCACACCAATAAATTATTCACGGTCAAAGGCGACGCGGTGATTCTGGCGACGGGCGGGCCGGGGCAAGTTTACGTTCGCTCGACCAATTCCGTTGTCAATACGGGAGCCGCCGCCACCCAGGCTTATTTGCAAGGCGCCAAATACGGCAACGGAGAATTCATTCAGATCCACCCCACCGCCATTCCGGGGCAAGACAAACTGCGCCTGATGAGCGAATCGGCGCGCGGCGAAGGCGGTCGCGTCTGGGTTCCGCGCAGAGCCGACGACAAACGCGATCCGAAATCCATCCCGGAGAGCGAACGCTATTATTTTCTTGAAGAGAAATACCCGCTTTACGGCAACCTGGTGCCGCGCGATGTGGCTTCTCGGGAAATTTACGACATCGTCTACAACCATCGCCTCGGCGTCGGCGGCGAACCGATGGTGTTTCTCGACCTGACCCACAAATCCAAGGCCTATCTTGAAGACCGGCTCGGCGGCATTCTCGACATCTATCAAAAATTCACCGGCGACGATCCGAAAATCACCCCCATGCGTATTTTCCCCGCCGTGCATTATTCGATGGGCGGGCTGTGGACCGATTTCGAAAGGGACTCGCACGGATTGATCGACCACGCGTCGCCGCGCAATCAGAGCACTTCCATTCCCGGCCTGTACGCCGCCGGAGAAGCCGACTACCAGTACCACGGCGCCAACCGTCTCGGCGCCAATTCCCTGCTGAGCTGTATTTACACGGGACTCATGATGTCGCGCGCCGTCATCAACTTTTCCAACAACCTCAACCGCTCTTTTGAGGACGTTCCCAGCACGGTTTACGAACAGACGCAGTCCTACTGGGAGAACCGCTTCCGCGACATCCGTAAAATGGACGGCTCCGAGAATCCCTATCAACTGCACAAGGAACTGGGCGACACCATGATGTCGAGCGTGTTGATCGTGCGCGACAACAAGACTCTGGAAAAAACCCAGCATGCCATCGAAGACATTGAAACCCGTTTCAAGGACGTAAAATGCGTCGACACCAGCAATTGGGCCAACCCGACGCCGAGCTTTATCAACCAGCTCTACTGCATGATTCATCTGTCCAAGATCATCGCCAAGGGCGCCTTGATGCGAGACGAATTTCGCGGCGCGCATTACAAACCCGATTTTGATCTGCGCCAACCCGGCGATTTCGATCCCTTCGAATACATCGACTATCTGGAAAGAAAGAAAAACGGCGAAGCGATGGAAGACTCGCATTACCCGGAAGGCCATCTCGACTACATGAAGCGCTTTGAAGAAAACAACAAGAAATGGCTGAAATCAAGCATTGCGAC
This window of the Candidatus Nitrohelix vancouverensis genome carries:
- the sdhA gene encoding succinate dehydrogenase flavoprotein subunit, with product MPRRKKKIIIIGGGLAGLSAAMKLCERDAEVVIVSFQNLKRSHSVCAQGGINAAIDAKNEGDTPEKHFYDTIKGGDFLAHQPLVRDMCHQAPAIIHLLDRIGVAFNRTGEGRLAFRRFGGTLYSRTAFAGATTGQQLVYSLDEQVRRFEHDGMVERLEWHEYLGAVIDDEGVCRGAVLHDLHTNKLFTVKGDAVILATGGPGQVYVRSTNSVVNTGAAATQAYLQGAKYGNGEFIQIHPTAIPGQDKLRLMSESARGEGGRVWVPRRADDKRDPKSIPESERYYFLEEKYPLYGNLVPRDVASREIYDIVYNHRLGVGGEPMVFLDLTHKSKAYLEDRLGGILDIYQKFTGDDPKITPMRIFPAVHYSMGGLWTDFERDSHGLIDHASPRNQSTSIPGLYAAGEADYQYHGANRLGANSLLSCIYTGLMMSRAVINFSNNLNRSFEDVPSTVYEQTQSYWENRFRDIRKMDGSENPYQLHKELGDTMMSSVLIVRDNKTLEKTQHAIEDIETRFKDVKCVDTSNWANPTPSFINQLYCMIHLSKIIAKGALMRDEFRGAHYKPDFDLRQPGDFDPFEYIDYLERKKNGEAMEDSHYPEGHLDYMKRFEENNKKWLKSSIATYKDNGPEITYEDVDTSIVTPRPRKYD